A single window of Leptospira koniambonensis DNA harbors:
- a CDS encoding metal (Ni/Fe) hydrogenase large subunit encodes MKNVTGIFHTSETKQTHRFWLTREGIEKETLSKTAEKSLYEDHSNPIWVLRHSLGTDQGAEDYSSMDYEKYLSQDRKHLLEKFLTKSGIKDLVYRGINVPIPNSFYSHAVGPIHAGVIEPGHFRFIVEGEEIQNLDIRLGFQKRGLLEKMKGLNKDSISPYAEAISGDSTVAYAIAFSKAFEEAHGIQVPEEVNFARTVLLEIERIAIHIGDMGAIAGDVGYYPLQGVCAMQRGVPLGVMEALTGSRFGRGALSPGKVRLKKELTESVLNDLAKRIQDVTSDVAGHFERAANKSTNRERLQLCGVITHKQLKDLGFVGMVEKCTGISRDLRHHDTSYSLAGESINLDLDAGQMKGDAWARFYLRYEELKNSGRWLAKAIPVLKNFHKAYESLEKTKISKAKSGVYFGIAEGWRGPVLASFSLNSSGDISEAYVRDPSVLNWHALELAVRGENIGDFPLNNKSFNLSYVGVDL; translated from the coding sequence ATGAAAAACGTTACCGGAATTTTTCACACTTCGGAAACGAAACAAACTCATCGTTTCTGGCTGACTCGAGAAGGAATAGAGAAGGAAACTCTTTCTAAAACCGCAGAAAAAAGTTTATATGAGGATCATTCCAATCCAATTTGGGTCCTTAGACATAGCTTGGGCACTGACCAAGGAGCAGAAGATTATTCTTCTATGGATTACGAGAAGTATCTATCGCAAGATAGAAAACATCTTCTCGAAAAATTCCTTACTAAATCTGGGATCAAAGATTTGGTTTATAGAGGGATCAATGTTCCTATTCCAAATTCTTTTTATTCACATGCAGTTGGACCGATCCATGCGGGTGTGATCGAGCCTGGACATTTTCGTTTTATAGTAGAAGGAGAAGAGATCCAAAACTTGGATATTCGCCTTGGATTTCAGAAGAGAGGCCTTCTGGAAAAAATGAAAGGTCTAAACAAAGATTCTATCTCTCCTTATGCAGAAGCGATATCAGGTGATTCTACAGTTGCCTATGCAATCGCATTCAGTAAAGCATTCGAAGAAGCTCATGGTATCCAAGTTCCGGAAGAAGTAAACTTCGCAAGAACTGTTCTTCTGGAGATAGAAAGGATCGCGATCCATATTGGGGACATGGGAGCAATTGCGGGTGATGTAGGTTATTATCCTCTCCAGGGTGTATGCGCTATGCAAAGAGGAGTTCCACTCGGAGTAATGGAAGCCCTAACTGGTTCTCGTTTCGGAAGAGGCGCATTAAGTCCTGGAAAAGTAAGACTTAAAAAAGAACTTACTGAATCCGTCCTAAACGATCTAGCAAAAAGGATCCAAGATGTTACTTCCGATGTGGCTGGTCATTTTGAAAGAGCTGCGAACAAATCTACAAATAGAGAAAGATTACAGCTCTGTGGAGTGATTACACATAAACAACTCAAAGATCTAGGATTTGTAGGAATGGTCGAAAAATGTACAGGTATTTCTAGAGATCTTCGCCACCATGATACCAGCTATTCTCTTGCTGGAGAATCCATTAATTTGGATCTAGATGCTGGCCAAATGAAAGGAGATGCTTGGGCAAGATTCTATCTTCGTTATGAAGAATTGAAGAATAGCGGACGTTGGTTGGCTAAAGCAATTCCAGTATTAAAGAATTTTCATAAAGCATACGAAAGTTTAGAAAAAACGAAAATCTCTAAAGCAAAATCTGGAGTGTATTTCGGCATTGCAGAAGGATGGAGAGGTCCAGTTTTAGCGTCTTTCTCTCTTAATTCTTCTGGAGATATTTCAGAGGCTTATGTAAGAGATCCTTCCGTTCTGAACTGGCATGCATTAGAGCTTGCAGTTAGAGGGGAGAATATCGGGGATTTTCCTCTGAATAATAAATCTTTCAACCTCAGTTATGTGGGAGTAGATCTATGA
- a CDS encoding proton-conducting transporter membrane subunit: MNFDILLGIGAAVFVLIFLTYVLAPTKNQTNLLFWSVLLVICAAINFAVWIIRDWNEEGTTLQWVLIEATTFVGALLISSSRTAKSFPIAWKFLLINSFGLGIAFLGIILIRSSLHVINQPIEFLAANSSSHPEIIWVEIGLWLAIFGYTAKLGLFPNHVWIEDTYGESPTQVSSLLSAFIPVSVCFALRPFVHLDHQLFPHTFSGADGLLVLGILTIFLSIFAVYDRDDIRRISAKVALFHTGALAVFLWMDLSDTAFLFMMATNLVVKSLLFISMGIVRMDAGKRELHKIIQADSINKPALSLFILALFLAFVMPGSPIFVTDIILIKAGQIGGKSFVILVPILGIVFFGVMLYKLAPLLNIKGRPFSKDLSTILRIRMTNGFFLLLLLLSTGCWGFYLLLQGVL; this comes from the coding sequence ATGAACTTCGATATTCTTTTAGGGATCGGAGCAGCAGTCTTCGTTTTAATTTTCCTAACTTATGTTTTAGCTCCTACAAAGAACCAGACAAACTTACTTTTCTGGTCGGTATTACTCGTTATCTGTGCCGCGATCAATTTTGCAGTCTGGATTATCCGAGACTGGAATGAAGAAGGCACTACGTTACAATGGGTTTTGATAGAAGCGACTACATTCGTAGGTGCTTTGCTCATCTCTTCTAGTAGAACAGCAAAATCATTCCCAATCGCTTGGAAATTTTTGCTGATCAACTCTTTTGGACTCGGTATTGCATTCTTAGGTATCATTCTTATCCGCTCTTCTTTGCATGTAATCAATCAGCCGATTGAATTTTTAGCAGCTAATTCTTCTTCTCATCCTGAGATCATCTGGGTAGAGATAGGCCTTTGGCTCGCGATCTTCGGATATACAGCCAAACTCGGACTTTTTCCAAATCACGTTTGGATAGAAGATACGTATGGAGAAAGTCCTACACAGGTTTCCTCCTTACTTTCTGCATTCATTCCTGTTTCGGTTTGTTTTGCACTTAGACCTTTCGTTCATTTAGATCACCAACTTTTTCCACATACATTCAGCGGAGCAGATGGACTATTAGTCTTAGGAATATTAACGATTTTCTTAAGTATTTTTGCAGTATATGATCGAGACGATATCAGAAGGATTTCTGCAAAAGTTGCTCTTTTCCATACAGGAGCCTTGGCTGTTTTCCTTTGGATGGACTTAAGCGATACCGCTTTCTTATTCATGATGGCGACTAACTTGGTGGTGAAATCACTTTTATTCATCAGCATGGGAATCGTGAGAATGGATGCCGGCAAACGAGAACTTCATAAAATAATACAAGCAGATTCAATCAATAAACCTGCCTTGTCTCTATTCATCTTAGCGCTCTTCTTAGCATTTGTGATGCCTGGATCCCCAATCTTCGTAACAGATATAATTCTGATCAAGGCTGGACAAATAGGCGGAAAATCATTCGTGATCTTGGTTCCAATCCTTGGGATCGTATTTTTCGGAGTGATGTTGTATAAACTCGCGCCTCTATTGAATATCAAAGGAAGACCATTTTCAAAGGATCTTTCTACCATTCTTAGGATCAGAATGACCAACGGATTTTTCCTACTTCTACTTCTTCTTAGCACTGGCTGCTGGGGATTTTACCTGTTATTACAAGGTGTATTATGA
- a CDS encoding formate hydrogenase, whose translation MSADVSYLIILLTGVVILLENRLKRVVILLGIQGFLLLLPLYQEESGDGFHSIFLAAMVIVFKGILTPIILFWTARRIHSPESTFPKVGYLPTLALLFAGAAACYFFMDMVSAFFGKSHQYGLLYVLLLIYIGVIGFIVRRNWIGVIACFSIFENGTFLLTLLLKSGVPIGSEFGSFLDAVLILGAGAALRINSEQYKGDISR comes from the coding sequence ATGAGCGCAGATGTTAGTTATCTTATTATTCTACTGACCGGCGTGGTCATTCTTTTAGAAAACAGGCTTAAGAGGGTAGTTATCCTTTTAGGTATCCAAGGTTTTCTTTTACTTCTTCCTTTATACCAAGAAGAAAGCGGAGACGGTTTCCATTCTATCTTTTTAGCGGCAATGGTGATCGTGTTCAAAGGGATCTTAACCCCTATCATTCTTTTTTGGACAGCAAGAAGGATACATTCTCCAGAATCAACTTTTCCAAAAGTAGGTTATCTTCCTACACTCGCACTTTTGTTCGCGGGTGCAGCGGCTTGTTACTTCTTCATGGATATGGTTTCTGCATTTTTCGGGAAGTCCCATCAATACGGATTATTATATGTCCTTCTTCTAATATACATCGGAGTGATCGGATTTATTGTTAGAAGGAACTGGATTGGCGTAATTGCATGTTTCAGTATTTTTGAGAACGGAACATTTTTACTTACTCTACTTCTAAAATCAGGAGTTCCGATTGGAAGCGAATTCGGATCCTTCTTGGATGCTGTTTTGATTCTCGGAGCAGGTGCTGCCCTTAGGATCAATAGCGAACAATATAAGGGGGATATTTCCAGATGA
- a CDS encoding NADH-quinone oxidoreductase subunit H — protein MVTATFLLGILIQILAFISLPFLCGGILQKIRAYAQGRRGAPVLQILYDTVRMIKKSPIDGPFSGFFSESSAIFAFAFGLVLWSLVSFEWASLLLIPFLIGMIRFATVAYAVENGTSFGGMGAARETLLFIFGEPILILVLVVLESNVVFHENFAHISFAILFFLGATLIVLSELAKPPFDDPRTHLELTMVHEAMLLEASGRTRAFFELAHQFKTASLFLLLTKLGLEHVEVFLGVSSVPIWKELASFGGAILLSALIGYWEANSTRRKWIWIPELLGLNFIFMLILGILLKLGK, from the coding sequence ATGGTCACAGCTACTTTCTTATTGGGCATTCTGATCCAGATTTTAGCCTTTATATCTCTTCCTTTCTTATGCGGAGGTATCCTCCAGAAGATCAGGGCTTATGCCCAAGGTAGAAGAGGGGCACCTGTTCTACAGATACTTTATGATACCGTTCGAATGATCAAAAAAAGTCCGATAGACGGTCCTTTCTCTGGATTTTTCTCAGAAAGTTCTGCGATATTCGCTTTTGCTTTCGGACTCGTTTTATGGTCCTTGGTTTCTTTTGAATGGGCTTCCTTATTACTAATCCCATTTTTGATAGGAATGATCCGATTTGCGACTGTTGCATATGCAGTAGAGAACGGAACTTCTTTCGGTGGAATGGGAGCAGCAAGAGAAACTCTTCTTTTCATCTTTGGGGAACCAATCCTGATCCTAGTGCTTGTAGTATTAGAATCTAATGTTGTATTCCACGAAAACTTCGCACATATTTCTTTTGCGATCTTGTTCTTCTTGGGGGCAACATTGATCGTTCTTTCTGAACTCGCCAAACCACCATTTGACGATCCAAGAACTCACTTAGAACTCACAATGGTTCACGAAGCAATGTTACTCGAAGCTTCCGGAAGAACTAGAGCATTTTTCGAGCTGGCTCACCAATTCAAAACTGCATCTTTGTTCCTTCTTCTTACCAAACTTGGATTAGAACATGTGGAAGTTTTCTTAGGAGTTTCTTCTGTTCCCATCTGGAAAGAATTAGCCTCCTTCGGAGGAGCCATTCTTCTCTCCGCATTAATCGGTTATTGGGAAGCAAACAGCACCAGAAGAAAATGGATTTGGATCCCTGAATTACTCGGACTGAATTTTATCTTCATGCTGATCCTGGGAATTCTTCTGAAGCTAGGTAAATAA